One window of the Caloenas nicobarica isolate bCalNic1 chromosome 20, bCalNic1.hap1, whole genome shotgun sequence genome contains the following:
- the NCF2 gene encoding neutrophil cytosol factor 2 isoform X3 has protein sequence MSLVETIRLWQEGVCAADGKEWQAALDAFTAVQHPPAKICFNIGCIHLVLGQLAEAEEAFTRSIGCDKHLAVAYFQRGTVFYRRQNHEKAIEDFKEALAQLRGNQLIDYKILGLRYRLFACEKQKVCELVAIPAGKLFRPNEKQVAQLEKKDYLGKAMVVASVVDKDDFSGFAPLQPQATGPPPRPKTPEILRALEGQPHRVLYEFIPETSEELQVLPGNIVFVLKKEKDNWATVMFNGKKGIVPCNFLEPMELRSHPPQEENSPEAEIPEPPSSSAPEKPRRPAPGQRREEPEAAVPSPHVLKVHHKYTVALQVEPDLSYRELLDLVCKKLELQPEHTELRYKPAESQALVTLSTENLGQAWSQSKDNCLTVWCDITEGEGFLPDSKPEESPQEAMLEETRLTQVVAQYNYEATQPEDLEFQAGDVILVLSKVNEDWLEGQCNGKIGIFPSAFVQKPNAEDPEM, from the exons ATGTCCCTGGTGGAGACGATCCGTCTGTGGCAAGAAGGGGTGTGCGCGGCGGATGGGAAGGAGTGGCAAGCAGCCCTGGACGCCTTCACGGCCGTCCAGCACCCCCCTGCCAAAATCTGCTTTAACATCGGCTGCATCCACCTCGTCCTGGGGCAGCTGGCCGAGGCGGAGGAG GCGTTCACCCGGAGCATCGGCTGCGACAAGCACCTGGCAGTGGCTTATTTCCAGCGGGGGACCGTGTTTTACCGCAGGCAGAA CCATGAAAAGGCCATTGAGGATTTCAAAGAGGCGCTGGCGCAGCTGCGAGGCAACCAGCTCATCGACTACAAGATCCTGGGGTTGCGGTACAGGCTCTTCGCTTGCGAG AAGCAGAAGGTGTGCGAGCTGGTGGCCATTCCTGCGGGGAAGCTGTTTAGACCAAACGAAAAGCAGGtggctcagctggagaagaaggaCTACCTGGGAAAAGCTATG GTGGTGGCATCCGTGGTGGATAAAGACGATTTTTCAGGATTTGCTCCGCTCCAACCACAG GCCACTGGTCCTCCGCCCAGGCCCAAGACCCCAGAAATCCTCAG GGCTCTCGAAGGGCAGCCGCACCGCGTACTGTACGAGTTCATCCCCGAGACCAGCGAGGAGCTGCAGGTCCTGCCGGGAAACATCGTCTTCGTcctgaagaaagagaaggacaACTGGGCTACAGTGATGTTCAACGGGAAG AAAGGAATTGTCCCCTGCAATTTCCTTGAGCCCATGGAGCTCC GTTCCCACCCGCCACAGGAAGAAAACTCTCCAGAAGCCGAGATCCCAGAGCCACCCAGCTCCAGTGCTCCGGAGAAGCCGCGGCGGCCAGCACCAGGTCAGCGCAGGGAG GAGCCCGaagcagctgtccccagcccccacGTCCTCAAGGTGCATCACAAATACACGGTCGCCCTGCAAGTTGAGCCAGACCTCTCCTACCGGGAGCTCCTGGACCTGGTTTGCAAGAAGCTGGAGCTCCAGCCCGAGCACACAGAGCTGAG GTACAAGCCTGCGGAGAGCCAAGCGCTGGTGACTCTGAGCACGGAGAACCTCGGGCAGGCTTGGAGCCAGAGCAAGGACAACTGTCTGACGGTCTGGTGCGACATCACGGAG GGAGAGGGATTTTTACCTGACAGCAAACCAGAGGAGTCACCACAAGAGGCAATGCTGGAGGAGACACGACTAACCCAGGTTGTAGCGCAGTACAATTACGAAGCCACCCAACCTGAAGACCTGGAGTTTCAGGCAGGAGATGTGATACTCGTTTTATCCAAAG
- the NCF2 gene encoding neutrophil cytosol factor 2 isoform X4: MSLVETIRLWQEGVCAADGKEWQAALDAFTAVQHPPAKICFNIGCIHLVLGQLAEAEEAFTRSIGCDKHLAVAYFQRGTVFYRRQNHEKAIEDFKEALAQLRGNQLIDYKILGLRYRLFACEVVASVVDKDDFSGFAPLQPQATGPPPRPKTPEILRALEGQPHRVLYEFIPETSEELQVLPGNIVFVLKKEKDNWATVMFNGKKGIVPCNFLEPMELRSHPPQEENSPEAEIPEPPSSSAPEKPRRPAPGQRREEPEAAVPSPHVLKVHHKYTVALQVEPDLSYRELLDLVCKKLELQPEHTELRYKPAESQALVTLSTENLGQAWSQSKDNCLTVWCDITEGEGFLPDSKPEESPQEAMLEETRLTQVVAQYNYEATQPEDLEFQAGDVILVLSKVNEDWLEGQCNGKIGIFPSAFVQKPNAEDPEM; encoded by the exons ATGTCCCTGGTGGAGACGATCCGTCTGTGGCAAGAAGGGGTGTGCGCGGCGGATGGGAAGGAGTGGCAAGCAGCCCTGGACGCCTTCACGGCCGTCCAGCACCCCCCTGCCAAAATCTGCTTTAACATCGGCTGCATCCACCTCGTCCTGGGGCAGCTGGCCGAGGCGGAGGAG GCGTTCACCCGGAGCATCGGCTGCGACAAGCACCTGGCAGTGGCTTATTTCCAGCGGGGGACCGTGTTTTACCGCAGGCAGAA CCATGAAAAGGCCATTGAGGATTTCAAAGAGGCGCTGGCGCAGCTGCGAGGCAACCAGCTCATCGACTACAAGATCCTGGGGTTGCGGTACAGGCTCTTCGCTTGCGAG GTGGTGGCATCCGTGGTGGATAAAGACGATTTTTCAGGATTTGCTCCGCTCCAACCACAG GCCACTGGTCCTCCGCCCAGGCCCAAGACCCCAGAAATCCTCAG GGCTCTCGAAGGGCAGCCGCACCGCGTACTGTACGAGTTCATCCCCGAGACCAGCGAGGAGCTGCAGGTCCTGCCGGGAAACATCGTCTTCGTcctgaagaaagagaaggacaACTGGGCTACAGTGATGTTCAACGGGAAG AAAGGAATTGTCCCCTGCAATTTCCTTGAGCCCATGGAGCTCC GTTCCCACCCGCCACAGGAAGAAAACTCTCCAGAAGCCGAGATCCCAGAGCCACCCAGCTCCAGTGCTCCGGAGAAGCCGCGGCGGCCAGCACCAGGTCAGCGCAGGGAG GAGCCCGaagcagctgtccccagcccccacGTCCTCAAGGTGCATCACAAATACACGGTCGCCCTGCAAGTTGAGCCAGACCTCTCCTACCGGGAGCTCCTGGACCTGGTTTGCAAGAAGCTGGAGCTCCAGCCCGAGCACACAGAGCTGAG GTACAAGCCTGCGGAGAGCCAAGCGCTGGTGACTCTGAGCACGGAGAACCTCGGGCAGGCTTGGAGCCAGAGCAAGGACAACTGTCTGACGGTCTGGTGCGACATCACGGAG GGAGAGGGATTTTTACCTGACAGCAAACCAGAGGAGTCACCACAAGAGGCAATGCTGGAGGAGACACGACTAACCCAGGTTGTAGCGCAGTACAATTACGAAGCCACCCAACCTGAAGACCTGGAGTTTCAGGCAGGAGATGTGATACTCGTTTTATCCAAAG
- the NCF2 gene encoding neutrophil cytosol factor 2 isoform X2 yields MSLVETIRLWQEGVCAADGKEWQAALDAFTAVQHPPAKICFNIGCIHLVLGQLAEAEEAFTRSIGCDKHLAVAYFQRGTVFYRRQNHEKAIEDFKEALAQLRGNQLIDYKILGLRYRLFACEILYNIALVFATLEDWKKAEEHLTLAMSMKSEPQHNKIDRAMEAILVVASVVDKDDFSGFAPLQPQATGPPPRPKTPEILRALEGQPHRVLYEFIPETSEELQVLPGNIVFVLKKEKDNWATVMFNGKKGIVPCNFLEPMELRSHPPQEENSPEAEIPEPPSSSAPEKPRRPAPGQRREEPEAAVPSPHVLKVHHKYTVALQVEPDLSYRELLDLVCKKLELQPEHTELRYKPAESQALVTLSTENLGQAWSQSKDNCLTVWCDITEGEGFLPDSKPEESPQEAMLEETRLTQVVAQYNYEATQPEDLEFQAGDVILVLSKVNEDWLEGQCNGKIGIFPSAFVQKPNAEDPEM; encoded by the exons ATGTCCCTGGTGGAGACGATCCGTCTGTGGCAAGAAGGGGTGTGCGCGGCGGATGGGAAGGAGTGGCAAGCAGCCCTGGACGCCTTCACGGCCGTCCAGCACCCCCCTGCCAAAATCTGCTTTAACATCGGCTGCATCCACCTCGTCCTGGGGCAGCTGGCCGAGGCGGAGGAG GCGTTCACCCGGAGCATCGGCTGCGACAAGCACCTGGCAGTGGCTTATTTCCAGCGGGGGACCGTGTTTTACCGCAGGCAGAA CCATGAAAAGGCCATTGAGGATTTCAAAGAGGCGCTGGCGCAGCTGCGAGGCAACCAGCTCATCGACTACAAGATCCTGGGGTTGCGGTACAGGCTCTTCGCTTGCGAG ATACTCTATAACATCGCGCTGGTGTTCGCCACGCtggaggactggaagaaagctgaGGAGCACCTGACGCTGGCCATGAGCATGAAGAGCGAGCCCCAGCACAACAAGATCGACAGGGCGATGGAAGCCATCCTG GTGGTGGCATCCGTGGTGGATAAAGACGATTTTTCAGGATTTGCTCCGCTCCAACCACAG GCCACTGGTCCTCCGCCCAGGCCCAAGACCCCAGAAATCCTCAG GGCTCTCGAAGGGCAGCCGCACCGCGTACTGTACGAGTTCATCCCCGAGACCAGCGAGGAGCTGCAGGTCCTGCCGGGAAACATCGTCTTCGTcctgaagaaagagaaggacaACTGGGCTACAGTGATGTTCAACGGGAAG AAAGGAATTGTCCCCTGCAATTTCCTTGAGCCCATGGAGCTCC GTTCCCACCCGCCACAGGAAGAAAACTCTCCAGAAGCCGAGATCCCAGAGCCACCCAGCTCCAGTGCTCCGGAGAAGCCGCGGCGGCCAGCACCAGGTCAGCGCAGGGAG GAGCCCGaagcagctgtccccagcccccacGTCCTCAAGGTGCATCACAAATACACGGTCGCCCTGCAAGTTGAGCCAGACCTCTCCTACCGGGAGCTCCTGGACCTGGTTTGCAAGAAGCTGGAGCTCCAGCCCGAGCACACAGAGCTGAG GTACAAGCCTGCGGAGAGCCAAGCGCTGGTGACTCTGAGCACGGAGAACCTCGGGCAGGCTTGGAGCCAGAGCAAGGACAACTGTCTGACGGTCTGGTGCGACATCACGGAG GGAGAGGGATTTTTACCTGACAGCAAACCAGAGGAGTCACCACAAGAGGCAATGCTGGAGGAGACACGACTAACCCAGGTTGTAGCGCAGTACAATTACGAAGCCACCCAACCTGAAGACCTGGAGTTTCAGGCAGGAGATGTGATACTCGTTTTATCCAAAG
- the NCF2 gene encoding neutrophil cytosol factor 2 isoform X1 — protein MSLVETIRLWQEGVCAADGKEWQAALDAFTAVQHPPAKICFNIGCIHLVLGQLAEAEEAFTRSIGCDKHLAVAYFQRGTVFYRRQNHEKAIEDFKEALAQLRGNQLIDYKILGLRYRLFACEILYNIALVFATLEDWKKAEEHLTLAMSMKSEPQHNKIDRAMEAILKQKVCELVAIPAGKLFRPNEKQVAQLEKKDYLGKAMVVASVVDKDDFSGFAPLQPQATGPPPRPKTPEILRALEGQPHRVLYEFIPETSEELQVLPGNIVFVLKKEKDNWATVMFNGKKGIVPCNFLEPMELRSHPPQEENSPEAEIPEPPSSSAPEKPRRPAPGQRREEPEAAVPSPHVLKVHHKYTVALQVEPDLSYRELLDLVCKKLELQPEHTELRYKPAESQALVTLSTENLGQAWSQSKDNCLTVWCDITEGEGFLPDSKPEESPQEAMLEETRLTQVVAQYNYEATQPEDLEFQAGDVILVLSKVNEDWLEGQCNGKIGIFPSAFVQKPNAEDPEM, from the exons ATGTCCCTGGTGGAGACGATCCGTCTGTGGCAAGAAGGGGTGTGCGCGGCGGATGGGAAGGAGTGGCAAGCAGCCCTGGACGCCTTCACGGCCGTCCAGCACCCCCCTGCCAAAATCTGCTTTAACATCGGCTGCATCCACCTCGTCCTGGGGCAGCTGGCCGAGGCGGAGGAG GCGTTCACCCGGAGCATCGGCTGCGACAAGCACCTGGCAGTGGCTTATTTCCAGCGGGGGACCGTGTTTTACCGCAGGCAGAA CCATGAAAAGGCCATTGAGGATTTCAAAGAGGCGCTGGCGCAGCTGCGAGGCAACCAGCTCATCGACTACAAGATCCTGGGGTTGCGGTACAGGCTCTTCGCTTGCGAG ATACTCTATAACATCGCGCTGGTGTTCGCCACGCtggaggactggaagaaagctgaGGAGCACCTGACGCTGGCCATGAGCATGAAGAGCGAGCCCCAGCACAACAAGATCGACAGGGCGATGGAAGCCATCCTG AAGCAGAAGGTGTGCGAGCTGGTGGCCATTCCTGCGGGGAAGCTGTTTAGACCAAACGAAAAGCAGGtggctcagctggagaagaaggaCTACCTGGGAAAAGCTATG GTGGTGGCATCCGTGGTGGATAAAGACGATTTTTCAGGATTTGCTCCGCTCCAACCACAG GCCACTGGTCCTCCGCCCAGGCCCAAGACCCCAGAAATCCTCAG GGCTCTCGAAGGGCAGCCGCACCGCGTACTGTACGAGTTCATCCCCGAGACCAGCGAGGAGCTGCAGGTCCTGCCGGGAAACATCGTCTTCGTcctgaagaaagagaaggacaACTGGGCTACAGTGATGTTCAACGGGAAG AAAGGAATTGTCCCCTGCAATTTCCTTGAGCCCATGGAGCTCC GTTCCCACCCGCCACAGGAAGAAAACTCTCCAGAAGCCGAGATCCCAGAGCCACCCAGCTCCAGTGCTCCGGAGAAGCCGCGGCGGCCAGCACCAGGTCAGCGCAGGGAG GAGCCCGaagcagctgtccccagcccccacGTCCTCAAGGTGCATCACAAATACACGGTCGCCCTGCAAGTTGAGCCAGACCTCTCCTACCGGGAGCTCCTGGACCTGGTTTGCAAGAAGCTGGAGCTCCAGCCCGAGCACACAGAGCTGAG GTACAAGCCTGCGGAGAGCCAAGCGCTGGTGACTCTGAGCACGGAGAACCTCGGGCAGGCTTGGAGCCAGAGCAAGGACAACTGTCTGACGGTCTGGTGCGACATCACGGAG GGAGAGGGATTTTTACCTGACAGCAAACCAGAGGAGTCACCACAAGAGGCAATGCTGGAGGAGACACGACTAACCCAGGTTGTAGCGCAGTACAATTACGAAGCCACCCAACCTGAAGACCTGGAGTTTCAGGCAGGAGATGTGATACTCGTTTTATCCAAAG
- the ARPC5 gene encoding actin-related protein 2/3 complex subunit 5: MAKHTVSSARFRRVDVDEYDENKFVDEEDGGDGQAGPDEGEVDSCLRQGNMMAALQAALKNPPINTKNQAVKDRAESIVLKVLISFKANDIEKAVQSLDKNGVDLLMKYIYKGFESPSDNSSAVLLQWHEKALAAGGVGSIVRVLTARKTV; this comes from the exons ATGGCGAAACACACAGTGTCCTCGGCGCGTTTCCGCCGGGTGGACGTGGACGAGTACGACGAGAACAAGTTCGTGGACGAGGAGGATGGAGGCGACGGGCAAGCGGGGCCCGATGAGGGCGAGGTGGATTCGTGTCTGCGGCAA GGGAACATGATGGCTGCGCTGCAAGCGGCTCTGAAGAACCCTCCTATCAACACAAAGAACCAGGCAGTGAAG GATCGCGCCGAAAGTATCGTTCTGAAGGTTCTCATCTCTTTCAAAGCCAACGATATTGAGAAGGCGGTGCAGTCGCTGGACAAGAACGGCGTCGACCTGCTGATGAAGTACATCTACAAAGGCTTCGAGAGCCCCTCGGACAACAGCAGCGCGGTGCTGCTGCAGTGGCACGAGAAG GCcctggctgctggaggagtGGGGTCCATCGTCCGCGTTTTGACTGCCAGGAAAACCGTTTAA
- the APOBEC4 gene encoding putative C->U-editing enzyme APOBEC-4 — translation MNPEEKTVFQEYLTNQGTVVKPYCWQRQCHTCAACPYHIQTGEEARVPYTEFHRVFGFPYRSTATPQNKHLHFYELRSFSGRLVQKGHATNGTDQDKHPESLLFEAGGYLGAVTGACANIRSTTLFSNFSPCNEAYHCCVTKIYNFLLKHPEITLCIYFSQLHHAEAGSPTAAWNREALRNLCGLWPRVTLQRLPGGTRHHLLCNFVYSIPGTSLCHPASPLRTSAGGQNARQINSLMEMKQYFRKAFPQAMPENPAAQHNLKPFSSPFQAMPGTLPPPMFQRCSVLFPGMFLPFRREHLYPRPKHIVRHLKMPKESFNEPHQSEGFPSSRHLL, via the coding sequence ATGAATCCAGAAGAGAAGACTGTTTTCCAAGAATACTTGACAAACCAGGGGACGGTGGTAAAGCCCTACTGCTGGCAGAGACAGTGTCACACCTGTGCTGCATGTCCCTACCACATACAGACCGGTGAAGAAGCGAGAGTCCCTTACACAGAATTTCACAGGGTCTTTGGCTTCCCATACAGATCAACAGCAACTCCGCAAAACAAACACCTTCACTTCTACGAACTGAGGAGTTTCTCAGGCAGACTTGTCCAGAAAGGCCACGCTACAAACGGCACTGACCAAGACAAGCATCCCGAATCTCTGCTGTTCGAGGCGGGCGGTTATCTGGGTGCGGTTACAGGCGCCTGTGCCAACATCAGAAGCACCACCCTCTTTTCCAACTTCTCTCCTTGTAACGAGGCCTACCACTGCTGCGTCACTAAGATCTACAACTTCTTGCTGAAGCATCCAGAAATCACACTCTGCATCTATTTCTCTCAGCTTCATCACGCCGAGGCCGGTTCCCCCACGGCCGCGTGGAACCGCGAAGCTTTGCGGAACCTCTGCGGCCTGTGGCCTCGGGTGACGCTGCAGAGGCTGCCTGGGGGAACAAGGCATCACCTCCTCTGCAATTTTGTCTACAGCATCCCAGGGACAAGCCTTTGTCACCCAGCTTCACCACTGAGAACCTCAGCAGGTGGGCAAAATGCACGTCAAATTAACAGCTTAATGGaaatgaaacagtattttagGAAAGCCTTTCCACAGGCAATGCCGGAAAATCCTGCTGCGCAGCACAACTTAAaacccttttcttctcctttccaggCAATGCCGGGCACTCTGCCACCTCCCATGTTCCAAAGATGCTCGGTGCTTTTCCCGGGCATGTTTCTGCCCTTTCGGAGGGAACATCTATACCCCAGACCTAAACATATCGtaaggcatttaaaaatgccAAAGGAATCATTCAATGAACCTCATCAATCTGAAGGGTTTCCAAGCAGCAGACACCTACTCTGA